In the Palaeococcus pacificus DY20341 genome, one interval contains:
- a CDS encoding RNA-guided pseudouridylation complex pseudouridine synthase subunit Cbf5, which translates to MVKKKKRERKYLLPADTKREIVIKDDKAETNPKWGFSPYERPIDLHIKYGVINLDKPPGPTSHEVVAWVKRILNLNKAGHGGTLDPKVSGILPTALENATRVVQALLPAGKEYVALMHLHGDVKKEKILQVMSEFEGEIIQRPPLRSAVKRRLRTRKVYYIDVLEIDGRDVLFRVGVEAGTYIRSLIHHIGLALGVGAHMAELRRTRSGPFKEDETLVTLHDLIDAYHFWKDDGIEDYFRKAIQPMEKAVEHLPKVWIRDSAVAAVTYGADLAVPGIVKLHKGIKRGDLVAIMTLKDELVALGKAIMTSGEMLNEKKGIAVDVEKVFMPRDWYPKMW; encoded by the coding sequence ATGGTAAAGAAGAAAAAGAGGGAGAGAAAGTACCTTTTGCCTGCGGATACTAAGAGAGAGATTGTGATAAAAGATGATAAGGCCGAAACGAATCCTAAGTGGGGCTTTTCTCCATATGAAAGGCCAATAGATTTGCACATAAAGTATGGGGTTATCAATTTGGACAAGCCTCCGGGACCTACTTCCCATGAGGTTGTTGCGTGGGTTAAGAGAATTTTAAACTTAAATAAGGCGGGCCACGGTGGAACCCTTGACCCTAAGGTGAGCGGTATCCTTCCAACAGCTTTGGAAAATGCTACGAGAGTAGTTCAAGCTCTTTTGCCAGCGGGAAAAGAGTATGTGGCTTTAATGCATCTTCACGGTGATGTTAAGAAGGAGAAAATACTTCAAGTAATGAGCGAGTTTGAAGGTGAGATAATTCAGAGGCCGCCTTTGAGAAGTGCTGTTAAAAGGAGATTGAGAACCAGAAAGGTTTACTACATTGATGTTTTGGAGATTGATGGTAGGGATGTCCTTTTTAGAGTTGGTGTTGAGGCTGGGACTTACATAAGGTCGCTCATCCACCATATAGGCTTAGCATTGGGAGTAGGCGCTCACATGGCCGAGCTTAGGAGGACGAGGAGCGGACCCTTCAAGGAGGATGAAACCCTCGTAACGCTTCACGATTTGATTGATGCCTATCACTTTTGGAAGGACGATGGAATAGAGGATTACTTTAGAAAAGCAATCCAACCGATGGAGAAAGCGGTTGAGCACTTGCCCAAGGTGTGGATTAGGGACTCAGCGGTTGCTGCCGTAACCTATGGGGCAGACCTAGCAGTTCCCGGAATCGTTAAGCTTCATAAAGGCATTAAGCGCGGTGACCTCGTGGCCATAATGACGCTCAAAGATGAGCTTGTCGCGTTGGGCAAAGCTATTATGACAAGCGGCGAGATGCTCAACGAAAAGAAGGGTATAGCGGTCGATGTGGAGAAGGTGTTCATGCCTAGGGATTGGTATCCAAAGATGTGGTAG
- a CDS encoding class I SAM-dependent methyltransferase, which translates to MSHYYSESPSTPLRTKTIEVVLRGERFKFITASGVFSFGKLDLGTKLLIESVILDKDWEVLDLGCGYGVIGIVASRFVKRVVMVDINKRAVSIAKKNLKINNVENAEVRWGSLYEPVEGKRFHTIITNPPVHAGKEVLREIVINAPKHLYDGGLLQLVIRTNQGAKYIKGLMEQTFKDVRELSKGSGYRVYAGIA; encoded by the coding sequence ATGAGTCATTACTACTCCGAGAGCCCAAGCACACCACTAAGGACAAAGACCATTGAGGTAGTGCTTAGAGGAGAGCGCTTTAAATTTATCACAGCGAGCGGAGTTTTTTCCTTTGGAAAGCTTGATTTAGGAACTAAGCTCTTGATTGAGAGTGTCATATTAGATAAGGATTGGGAAGTTTTAGATTTGGGCTGTGGCTACGGTGTGATTGGAATTGTTGCCTCACGTTTCGTTAAGCGCGTTGTCATGGTAGACATCAATAAGAGGGCTGTAAGTATAGCGAAGAAAAATTTAAAAATCAACAACGTGGAGAATGCTGAGGTGAGGTGGGGGAGCCTCTACGAACCAGTTGAGGGTAAGAGGTTCCACACCATAATAACCAACCCTCCCGTGCATGCAGGCAAAGAAGTGCTGAGGGAAATAGTTATAAATGCTCCCAAGCATCTCTACGATGGAGGTTTACTTCAACTCGTCATTCGCACAAATCAAGGCGCAAAATATATTAAGGGTTTGATGGAGCAAACCTTTAAAGATGTGCGGGAGCTATCGAAGGGTAGCGGGTATAGAGTGTATGCCGGGATAGCCTAG
- a CDS encoding 30S ribosomal protein S13, whose protein sequence is MADFRHIVRIAGTDLDGNKQIRWALTGIKGIGINFATMVCRAAGIDPFQKLGYMDEESIKKIEAVLENPLAHGIPEWAVNRPKDYETGRNLHLIGAKLAMYWREDFNRLRRLRSYRGIRHELGLPVRGQRTKAHFRHGATLGVSRRKK, encoded by the coding sequence ATGGCAGACTTTAGGCACATAGTGCGTATCGCTGGAACGGATTTAGACGGAAATAAACAAATTAGGTGGGCATTAACAGGTATCAAAGGTATTGGAATAAACTTTGCAACAATGGTGTGCAGAGCAGCTGGTATTGACCCATTCCAAAAACTCGGTTACATGGACGAGGAGTCAATTAAAAAGATAGAAGCTGTCTTAGAGAACCCACTAGCTCACGGTATTCCTGAGTGGGCAGTAAACAGGCCAAAGGACTACGAGACAGGAAGAAACTTGCACCTCATTGGTGCCAAGTTGGCTATGTACTGGAGAGAGGACTTCAACAGGCTAAGGAGACTAAGGTCATACAGAGGTATCAGACACGAGCTTGGATTGCCTGTTAGAGGGCAAAGAACTAAAGCACACTTCAGGCACGGCGCTACATTGGGTGTTAGCAGGAGGAAGAAGTGA
- a CDS encoding 30S ribosomal protein S4, which translates to MGDPKRQRKRYETPSHPWIKERIEREKVLVQKYALKNKKELWKHETQLRNFRRRARRLLAARGKQAEVEREQLLQRLKRLGILPENAHLDDVLSLVIEDILERRLQTIVFKRGLARTPRQARQLIVHGHIEVNGQLIRSPSYLVLKEEEETITYTKNSPFANSQHPERMVIEQAQKGEAQ; encoded by the coding sequence ATGGGAGACCCTAAGAGGCAAAGGAAGAGGTATGAGACTCCCTCTCACCCATGGATTAAGGAGAGAATTGAGAGAGAAAAGGTATTGGTGCAAAAGTATGCTTTGAAGAACAAGAAGGAGCTTTGGAAGCACGAGACTCAGCTTAGAAACTTTAGAAGAAGGGCAAGAAGATTGCTCGCAGCTAGAGGTAAGCAAGCTGAGGTAGAGAGGGAGCAATTGCTCCAAAGATTAAAGAGGCTTGGAATCCTCCCAGAGAACGCTCACCTTGATGACGTTCTTTCACTTGTCATCGAGGACATTTTAGAGAGGAGACTTCAAACAATTGTCTTCAAGAGAGGTCTGGCTAGGACTCCAAGACAAGCTAGGCAGTTGATTGTCCACGGTCACATTGAAGTGAACGGTCAGCTCATAAGATCCCCAAGCTACCTCGTGCTCAAGGAGGAGGAAGAGACAATAACATACACCAAGAACTCCCCATTTGCTAACTCCCAACACCCGGAGAGGATGGTTATTGAACAAGCTCAAAAGGGTGAGGCACAATGA
- a CDS encoding 30S ribosomal protein S11, with translation MSNEVNIKKKEKWGVAHIYSSYNNTIIHITDLTGAETIAKCSGGMVVKADRDEPSPYAAMVAAKRVAEEALEKGITGVHIKVRAPGGSKSKTPGPGAQAAIRALARAGLRIGRVEDATPIPHDGTRPKGGRRGRRV, from the coding sequence ATGAGTAATGAGGTTAACATTAAAAAGAAGGAGAAGTGGGGAGTTGCCCACATCTACTCCTCATACAACAACACAATAATCCACATCACGGATTTAACCGGTGCTGAAACCATCGCTAAGTGCAGCGGTGGTATGGTAGTCAAGGCCGATAGAGATGAACCCTCTCCATACGCAGCTATGGTCGCTGCTAAGAGAGTTGCGGAAGAGGCTTTGGAGAAAGGCATCACAGGTGTTCACATTAAAGTCAGAGCACCAGGAGGAAGCAAGAGCAAAACTCCAGGGCCAGGTGCTCAAGCAGCTATTAGAGCTTTGGCTAGAGCAGGCCTTAGGATAGGAAGAGTTGAAGATGCAACTCCAATACCGCACGATGGAACAAGGCCAAAGGGCGGTAGGAGAGGCAGAAGGGTTTGA
- a CDS encoding DNA-directed RNA polymerase subunit D translates to MRAMKIKILEKREDAIRFIIEGVDIAFANALRRTVISEVPTFAVDEVEFYENNSALFDEMISHRLGLIPLTTPADRFELDALELDDYTVTLSLEAEGPGVIYSGDLKSDDPDIKPANPNIPIVKLAEGQRLVFNAYARLGRGKDHAKWQPGLAYYKYLTKIHVSKEVPNWEKIKDLAEKRGLPVEENKNELIIKTEKAFYLPREFDEYIGNLIVEKVVPNTFVFTVESNGELPVEEIISIALKLLMRKGDKFISELHRLAE, encoded by the coding sequence GTGAGAGCAATGAAAATTAAAATTCTTGAAAAGAGAGAGGATGCGATTCGCTTCATAATTGAAGGCGTTGATATAGCCTTTGCAAACGCCCTAAGGAGAACTGTTATCAGCGAAGTTCCAACATTTGCGGTGGATGAGGTAGAGTTTTACGAAAACAACTCTGCTTTGTTTGATGAGATGATATCCCACCGTCTAGGTTTGATACCACTAACCACACCTGCGGATAGGTTTGAGCTCGATGCTTTGGAGTTGGATGATTATACGGTAACACTCTCTTTAGAGGCTGAAGGACCTGGAGTAATTTACTCCGGCGATTTAAAGAGTGATGATCCGGATATTAAGCCCGCTAATCCAAACATCCCTATAGTTAAGCTTGCCGAAGGACAGAGGCTCGTCTTTAATGCATATGCGAGGCTTGGTAGAGGAAAAGACCACGCAAAATGGCAACCCGGATTGGCATACTATAAGTACCTAACCAAAATCCATGTTAGCAAAGAAGTTCCTAATTGGGAAAAGATAAAAGATCTTGCTGAGAAGAGGGGTTTGCCAGTTGAGGAGAACAAAAATGAATTGATCATTAAAACTGAAAAGGCATTTTATTTGCCAAGAGAATTCGATGAGTACATTGGCAACCTAATAGTTGAAAAGGTAGTTCCAAACACCTTTGTGTTTACTGTCGAGAGCAATGGCGAACTTCCTGTAGAAGAAATCATCAGCATTGCCTTAAAGTTGCTCATGAGAAAAGGCGATAAATTTATAAGCGAACTTCATAGATTAGCGGAATAG
- a CDS encoding 50S ribosomal protein L18e: MKRTGPTDINLRRLIRYLKKKSNEENVNIWKDVAWRLERPRRQRAEVNVSKINRYTKEGDFVIVPGKVLGAGSINHKVIVAAWSFSEEAKKKIAEAGGEAIKIEELIERNPKGSGVIIME, encoded by the coding sequence ATGAAGAGAACAGGCCCAACTGACATTAATTTGAGAAGGCTCATAAGGTATTTAAAGAAAAAGTCTAATGAAGAAAACGTAAATATTTGGAAAGACGTTGCCTGGCGCTTAGAGAGGCCAAGAAGGCAAAGAGCAGAAGTTAACGTTAGCAAAATCAACAGGTACACCAAAGAGGGCGATTTTGTTATTGTCCCAGGTAAGGTGCTCGGTGCAGGAAGCATTAACCACAAAGTAATAGTTGCAGCATGGAGCTTTAGCGAAGAGGCAAAGAAGAAGATAGCAGAGGCTGGTGGAGAGGCCATCAAGATCGAAGAGTTGATTGAGAGAAACCCCAAAGGTAGTGGAGTAATTATAATGGAGTGA
- a CDS encoding 50S ribosomal protein L13: MRIINAEGLILGRMASKIAKMLLEGEDIIIVNADKAIITGNREYIFAKYKRKTEFRSISNPQKGPFYPKRSDEIVRRTVRGMLPWKTDKGRKAFRKLKVYAGVPKEFEGKDFETISEAHISRLKTPKFVTVGEVAKYLGGKF, from the coding sequence ATGAGGATTATTAACGCTGAAGGTCTCATATTGGGTAGGATGGCTTCAAAGATTGCCAAGATGCTCCTTGAAGGTGAGGACATCATCATAGTTAACGCTGATAAAGCTATCATCACTGGCAACAGGGAGTACATTTTTGCCAAGTACAAGCGCAAAACAGAGTTCAGATCAATCTCAAACCCACAAAAAGGTCCATTTTATCCAAAGAGGAGCGATGAGATTGTTAGGAGAACAGTTAGGGGAATGCTTCCATGGAAGACAGACAAAGGAAGGAAGGCATTTAGAAAGTTGAAGGTTTACGCTGGCGTTCCAAAGGAATTCGAAGGCAAAGACTTTGAAACAATAAGTGAAGCGCACATATCAAGGCTCAAGACACCTAAGTTCGTTACAGTTGGTGAAGTAGCAAAGTATTTGGGTGGAAAGTTCTGA
- a CDS encoding 30S ribosomal protein S9, with protein sequence MTKVIQTAGKRKSAIARATIREGKGRVRINGKPVEIIEPEMIRFVIIEPLVLAGEGIVNKVDIDVKVQGGGIVGQAEAARVAIARALVEWTNDMTLKDTYMQYDRTMLVGDSRRTEPHKPNRSTKGPRAKRQKSYR encoded by the coding sequence ATGACCAAGGTTATTCAAACTGCTGGAAAGAGGAAGAGCGCGATTGCGAGAGCTACAATTAGAGAGGGAAAAGGTAGGGTTAGGATCAACGGAAAACCTGTTGAGATAATCGAACCTGAAATGATCAGGTTTGTTATCATCGAGCCATTAGTCTTAGCTGGTGAAGGAATCGTTAACAAGGTTGACATAGACGTCAAGGTTCAAGGTGGAGGAATAGTGGGACAAGCCGAGGCTGCTAGAGTTGCTATAGCTAGGGCTTTAGTAGAGTGGACAAACGACATGACTTTGAAGGATACTTATATGCAATACGATAGAACGATGCTCGTTGGAGACTCAAGAAGGACAGAGCCACACAAGCCAAACAGGTCAACAAAGGGTCCAAGAGCAAAGAGGCAAAAGAGTTACCGTTGA
- a CDS encoding DNA-directed RNA polymerase subunit N — MIVPVRCFTCGKVIGDKYYIFKERVEKGEDPEKVLDDLGLERYCCRRMILSHVELIDDVMHYRIY, encoded by the coding sequence ATGATAGTACCCGTAAGGTGCTTCACCTGTGGCAAAGTCATAGGGGACAAATATTATATATTCAAAGAGCGCGTAGAGAAAGGGGAAGACCCCGAGAAGGTCTTGGACGACCTTGGGTTAGAGAGATACTGCTGTAGAAGGATGATCCTAAGTCACGTTGAACTCATCGACGATGTGATGCACTACAGGATATATTAA
- a CDS encoding DNA-directed RNA polymerase subunit K produces MFRYTRFEKARVIGARALQIAMGAPVLIDVPKNITPLDAAILEFEKGVIPITVIRPS; encoded by the coding sequence ATGTTTAGGTACACGAGGTTTGAAAAGGCGAGAGTTATAGGGGCAAGGGCTTTGCAGATAGCCATGGGTGCTCCAGTCCTCATTGACGTCCCAAAGAACATAACCCCTTTGGATGCGGCTATCTTAGAGTTTGAAAAAGGAGTAATTCCAATAACCGTTATAAGACCGAGCTGA